The Populus nigra chromosome 4, ddPopNigr1.1, whole genome shotgun sequence genome contains the following window.
ATACAGGTTCCTTGTCTTCCTgtctcatgaaaataaaaaatattcaaaaaccgAATAATGGTAAAAGATCACTGGAAGAGAAGGGAAGGCTGAATAGCAGGATAAGTATGGAAGCATGCATCTGCATTAAATCAATCAATGATAAGTGTGCACAATTCCAAAGGTAAACTTGATCTCAACTTCAAGAGCAAAAAGGCTAAATTTCTCTCTACCACTGTGGATGGTCTGGTATCCCACGACATAATAAAGAGGCACCCCAAAACTTTTATCATATCGATACCAGATAAATCTATAAAAGAGCCTACCTGCAAATCACGATTATAAGCGAGTGGAAGCCCTTTGCACAATGTGAGAAGAGTGACCAGGTCTCCTATGACCCTAGCAGATTTTCCTCGGACAAGTTCCATGGGATCTGGGTTTTTCTTTTGAGGCATAATACTACTTCCAGTTGAAACAGAATCACTTGGTGTTAAAAATCCAAACTCCTCCGAGGCCCACAACACCCATTCTTCACCCAATCGAGAAAGATGAATTGCTGTGATGGAATTAGCAGAAAGAAACTCCATGACAAAATCTCGGTCTGAAACTGCATCAATGCTATACAAAAAATGAAACATAACCAACTACTCAAGAAAGCCAGGTATCAAGAAGGGAGGGAAATTCAAAAGCAAATAAGAGATAAAAGAGTAGATAAGAACACACACAGATGGTCCCACATGCCCCATTCTCAGGAGCCAACAATTGACATCTTATCTAGAGCAGAAGGCATGAAAGTGCTGCTTCAAAAAAGGAGTTATCCACACAGCATAATACTAATATTACAGTAATTAAGAAAGAatctagaaataaaattgaagaaggtTCCAAGGTTTGGCAAAATCTTGCAATTTGTCATCACGAAGATAAGCCAGGGAATACATCACACAGCCATCAATAAACAGAAAAAGATATAATTCATAATGTATGAGAACGAAATAACGACCAGATTCTTGAATGGGGCAGTCAAAAACCAATATAAATGGCCTTGACGCCAACTAATTAGTCAGCTGACAAACACCATCTCTCTCAGATTCCCAATTGACACCCCagagtataaaaaatatcaaagaaatatGTGCTTACCTATTCCTCATGGGAGCAGTGAATCCTAAAGCTTCAGAAGTCATAAACCTATCGATTGGTAAACCGGTGCCAGCCAATGCACATGCACCCAGGGGGCAGAAGTTCATCCTAAGTTTACAATCAAGTAAGCGACCAGCATCACGTTCAAGCTACAAGAAAAAATTTTAGTCAGTGTTCACTCTTATGAAGACACCAAGACTGATTTacagggaaaaggaaaaaaaagaagaaaaaagaaggctGTTTTGGTCAGTAATACCACCATCTCTGACCATTGCCAGAGAAACCAATCATTTAACATGTCCAAAAATCACctaaaattctcaaccaaccatcaaatcaatatttaatgTAACTACTAAAGTTTCCAATTGAAGCTTTTTAATACTAGACAGATCAAGCATGCAAGTCTCAATGTTCTCGTCAGTTAACACAGTAAGCGCCCCACAAGTGAGTTCTGGTTCTTATAGACATAAAGATTCTAAAATGTTCCCCACCAACCAACAGCAACAAGGCAATCAAACCTGTTCGACATAGGCTACGAGCAGATGCGGCAACAAAACAGGCTGCGCTCTTTGCAAATGTGTGTAACCAGGAACAATGAGCCCTTCATTATTCAAAGCCAATTTCACCAATGCAacctgtaaattttttatagatGCAGCGATTCTATCGATAGCATCACGACACCACAGTTTAAAATCAGTCAAAACTTGATCATTCCTACTCCTCGCTGTATGCAGTTTCTTGGCAGGTTCACCAATCATCTCAGTAAGCGTTGCCTCAATATTCATATGCACATCTTCCCTGTCTTCCCTCCACTCAAACTCACCAGCCTCAATCTTTCGTTGTATCTCATCGAGCCCTTTCAAAATACTGTCTTTATCACTCTCGCTCATCAACCCCTGCAAAACACAAAGCAGCATAACAAGCTTAATAGCCCAATTCACTTGCTTaaggaaagaaatcaagaaactgTCTATGCAAGAGCAAGAAGGGACCTGTTTTGCAAGCATGGAGGCATGAGCTTTGCTGCCCATAATGTCATGCTTGTACAACTCCTTGTCAAACGAGATTGACTCGGTGAATTTCTCTACTTTATCAGTCACGGTCTGTTCGAATCTACCTCCCCACAACTTGTTCTCTTTCTCCATGAGTTTAGCCTGGATCGCTAGTTTTCTTTTGGGCGTAAAGGAAGAAAAGTTTGGGTTTCTGTGTGTGGTTTTGTTAGAGAAGAGGGTCTTTGGTGAGGGGAAGTGGAAAGTAGATGGTGAAGTGGAGAGTAGCTGTGATTCCATTGCAAAGACGGCTAAGTGAATAGAGGTTTTGAGGAATCGCAACTCTTCTctgtgcgtgcgtgcgtgcgttTTTGCCCGTTTTGGGGGTTTAGGTGGAGAGGACTAGGAAGAGGAGGAATTGGGCCTAATAGACTAGTGAAATCGGTTAATATGGGCCCTCTAAATCCTATCTCACCCTGGGCTTGTGGGAGAGCTGTACTGAGGTGACAGCTGCAAAGTCCGACCAATCCTGGTCTAGGCTAATGAGAAAGTCAGACCGGCTTCACCCAAAAGGCTGGCTCTTACTGCTAGGCCGACAGTCTAATAATTGGAGCTCTTGTTTGTATTCCTCTCTTACATGCATGTCGATTTCCGATTTCCATTCGATTTATTATAAGACTAAAGGAAATGGGATAATTCGAGAGCTATCACCCACTTGTCAAGGTATAATATATGATCGGAGCAtgcagataaaaaaatataatagctcttttttttttcttttctttttaatgaattCCAAGTGCTAACTTGTTTCAAATGACATGAGacttggtttcttttctttgaaggaagaaaagaaaaaacccaacaCTTGTCAAGGTGTATATACATGTAAAGTGAAAGCAAACATATAGGCGTAGCAATTTCTTGAGTGAACGTTGAGTGCAAAGTGCCCAAATGTTTCAAGTGATTCTAACAACAAAATTGCAAAACGATCTCTTAACTATCATGGATTTATCCTCTTCGACCGACACGCCTTATCAAAGTCTCCGAACCATCAATTTCGTTGATTCTTGGCACAGTCGCCAGCCAATGCATCGAAGATTAACCAAATACtagtatattattattatcattaattatttgtgtgtgtgtggagcCAAGACCAACAAGTAATTAATTATCAGATCCCACAATAATTGAGTGCCAAAAACAAAGGGGTTCGGTAGTTGGTAGGCCCTCCTCCAGGCTGATTAGAGATGGATACAGATGCTCTCTGCCTACTGTGTATGTTTTGCAAATGCAGCACGAAAAAATCGTAGCATAATAAGATGATCAGTGACTAGCTTCTGGAAATTGCATGGTCGTTGTCACGACGACAAACCGCCATGTGTGCCAGTTGTTGGTTGATGATATAGCATGCAAGTCCTTCTCAGGTTGATTAAACCAAGAGGGTGAATGGAAACAAGTCATGATCACAAGAACATGTGGTTCCGGCGAGAGAATCTGTGGACCTCCCCCTTGCAGCTGGTTGAAGGAGGAGAGACCACCATACGTGGGTTTTTCCCTTATCTTCAGGGTTGTGGATGAACTATATGAGGATAGCTACACTTGATACCCTTTTGAAGCCCATGGCCATCATGATCTTGCTTTAGCGGCTAGGAAAAACCAAGGAAATATGAGAACATGTAGAGTTGCGCATTATTGATACCTTTTCTGTACCATCTTTTTGCTTTTGTTGCATCGTCCAACcaggtttttaaatatttttattttttttacagttttaaattagttttcttaaatgtcttcaaatttgttttgtgctatattaaaaatatatttttaaataaaaaaacacaaaaatataaatcctCCAAGACtgcaaaagaaaggaagaaggtCCTCCACAGCTTTAATTGACTGAGTCACTGAGTGGTGCTAACTGCTAATGATGAGTAAATAAAGAAATTACACTATGAATTTCATCAAGCACCCCCACACTGCTAGggacagaaagaaaaaagaaaccacaAAGATTTGGCCTTAAATTCTTCCGTCCAACCATTAGAATCCAAACTTTCAAGGAGTCCATGTGCAATTTAAAACTTACAAGGCATATagtttattctttaattaactACTCACGAATTAGAAGttgattttttacttaaatatattaaaataattatttttttatttttttataaattaatatatcaaaaaaataaaaaaaaattaatatatattttttttaatgaaattttagcCAATCTGCTAGCTGGCCGGGGCTTGATTGATGaccatttattatatttgtattgTACAGCCACAGCTACAGTTTCTACTTTCTAGCACACACCGGTTACTTGAGCCACAAAGACACGCAAATCCATGGTCATTTCCCATGCCACGTCATTGCTTATTTCCTTTACCTTTCCTCTAGCCTCCCTTCCCGGCAGCCACCCCCACCAGCACCACAATGCTGACCAGACCAATTAATCAGCCCTGCTCTCCTGCACCCGTATCCACACTAACACTCAACCTCCCCTCACCTAATCATCGTTTATCCTCCTCCTCGTTTTTccttcaacaatatttttattctccatcaaaaaattatttttgtgttccaagatttatttattattttttgttaattcctATAGAATCTCAGCTAGGTtacttacatatatatatatatatatatatatcataatacCCATCACTCAATTACTATTTACAAATCTTAATTGTATAGGTGGTCCAACTAAAAGCCCCGATGTTCACACGTTTAAGACAAAGCTCATGTGATATAGTAAACCCGGTTCCAGagaacaacaaatcaagttagttttgttttgtaagTTGTTCCAATTAGAACCAAAACTCAAAtctctcattctcttctttctttaatttttttgttctttctcttAATCTAAAAAAGAGGAGACAAATCTATCGAAACTAGGGTTTCTCATTCATCTGTTCGGGTACAAGCTCGAAACACAATCACAACTCCTTGTTTTTAAGGTATCCGCATTACATTACGCTTGTAATCTGATCTTGATTTTTTGAACCTATAGCCTTCTTTTAGCAATTGGTTGGTTTCTTGATCCTGAGATTGATTCAGCCAAGAACGCGAAAGAAAgtgaatattttgatttttcaaatttcttatttatttagtaATAATATTGAGTTCACGTGCATCTGGTGAGCTTGAGAAATCTGTTTTCTGCTCGCTTTGTATGGATTGGGAGAGATCTATTTTTGGTACAATTACGTCCTTTtctattttagattttcttttggatgattctttattttgatattaaattctttatttttcatatgtgAATTTATTGTATAGACTAGTGGCAGTTCATTGAACCCGTgccttgtaatttttcttttcttattcattaaatttatgTAAATTCATTGTATTTATCAGTGATAGTTCATCGAACCTGTgccatataatttttcttttcttattctttgattttttttatttgatgttaaattttggatggaaccaaaaatgtgaaaaaaatccAACCTTTTCGAAGTTGTTTCATCATGAAAGTGAAAATCATAAGGAAATCATGAAGgacaatttctttcttttttttttgtttcatttaaagCTAGTTGGTTTTGTTGCTGCATATAAGGTTG
Protein-coding sequences here:
- the LOC133692145 gene encoding argininosuccinate lyase, chloroplastic, encoding MESQLLSTSPSTFHFPSPKTLFSNKTTHRNPNFSSFTPKRKLAIQAKLMEKENKLWGGRFEQTVTDKVEKFTESISFDKELYKHDIMGSKAHASMLAKQGLMSESDKDSILKGLDEIQRKIEAGEFEWREDREDVHMNIEATLTEMIGEPAKKLHTARSRNDQVLTDFKLWCRDAIDRIAASIKNLQVALVKLALNNEGLIVPGYTHLQRAQPVLLPHLLVAYVEQLERDAGRLLDCKLRMNFCPLGACALAGTGLPIDRFMTSEALGFTAPMRNSIDAVSDRDFVMEFLSANSITAIHLSRLGEEWVLWASEEFGFLTPSDSVSTGSSIMPQKKNPDPMELVRGKSARVIGDLVTLLTLCKGLPLAYNRDLQEDKEPVFDSVKTVVGMLDVSAEFAQNITFNQERIQKSLPAGHLDATTLADYLVNKGLPFRTAHEIVGTCVHLCVSRNLRLEDLSLDDLKRISPAFQQDVYEYLGVENAVNKFCSYGSTGSACVASQLDYWVAKLEISKI